TCATACTAATAGGTTCGATTCATTTTTCTGGTGACCATCTTTCTGCCGTCTTTAGTGGCAACCGGATTACCTAGTTttacaaagagagaaaaatgataATTCGTTCAGAAGAATGATTCCTTCCTATTATAGCTTGGAAACGTATGGCTCGGTCAAAATGCAAATTCCTCCTTGCATGCGTATGTATATCTTTGCCTCAAAGCAATTCATCGTACCATTTagcatatatagtatataatCTGGATACCACATGCAATTAATAAGAGAAGTTTGAGGTAAGTCCTAGTTATTATTTGACTTGGTGAATTTACCGATGCTATTTGTCATATGGAGATGTAATCTATGAATTACATTGTtcaattaatcctaaacttattatacatatgttaattcaattctaagcttttcaatttagtttaaacATTTATACGAAATTCCAACGTAGTcattctgatcaatttttattaGCAATTATCGACTTGATGGTGTGCTAGGTAAGATGATTGGCAATGACTAAGCCGTCACTTTATCGATTTCCAACAAAAACTAACTGAAATGATTACATTGGAATTACATGCAGCGGTTGAGGGCTAAATTGacaacaattgaaaagtttatgattaaattagcatatTTAGAACTAATTGGGTAATATTCCCTTGGATAACTAGAGTCAAATTGTGGACAGTATGGATTGCATCCTTAATTTCCATGTTCAAGTCCAATGTAAGCTAAGGTAGTTGCATTTGTTTGTATCCAGGAACAATCTATTTTGGTGCTCTTAGGTGTGATGTCCACTTCACCTATAGGACTCAACTATTCTTAGAAGAGACAATATCGTCTAAAAGAATAGTAGCACCTCATGAAACTTTACGAGCAATTTGACTTTGATCCAACACAACATCCTAGTTTGGACAtcatttaaaagagaaaaaaagcgAAAATTTAGAGAGATTGCACgctctcttccttccttaggCTAGAAGTCGAATCATGTCTCGAGAAAATTTGGCTAAATTCCATGATGAAGAGGACCTTATAAAATCCGGGTTTGGTAACTGTTATTCCAACTAACACTTTGGCCCGATTGAAAACAACCCTCTGCCGACCACTCGGTGGGTAGTTTTCAAGCAACTACTAGGGTCAAAAGAATAGTGTCCGGCATAATTCGATGACATGGGATTTGGGTCTTGCTTGCTTTTGCGCTCATCTCTTTGCTAAAAAGCACCTCACGTGGCCTGTCTTTTAGCTTTCCATGTTGTCTTACTTGCCTTCGAAACATGTATCAGTAGAGAACAGACGACCTTAGGCTTTTTTGTAAGTCTAATGAAGAAGATAATGCCTGTCTAGACATCTGGTGCAAGATCAGATGTTCGCCTGTTGATGATTTGCCTCCCTCATTGAGGTTTCTCATGTTAGAAAAGATTTGTTGCCAATTAGACGGATCAATTTTGCAATATGAAGTAGTGTCTCTTCTAAGTTATATCTTGGTATTTTGGGTATCTCAAGGCATGAGGATATTGTCTTGGCATACGCAACATGCCTAGAAGTGAATATTACATGAATGACGAACACATTGAATGCGTAAATACATTGGGTTGGATAGGAACGGGATGTGATTACCTCCTTTATTAGAACTATATTTTTTATACCAGGGGTAACTTTACACTTTGTGATCACCTAAAAATGAATGGTTTCATAAACTTTGCAATCtctaaaattattatttgaaatgtctgttttttctttctcggATTAATGATCTCTGGATCACCCCTTTCTCCATGATCCATTGTCGGTGAAATGTGTTTCATCTTTGATATGAGCATGGCTAAGAAAGAAATTCCATAAGACAAGTGACTAAGAGCAGATGATGAAATATGCTAAGAAGGAGGTCCTCCAAGAAAATTAGTTTGCAAGAGAAattagaagggaaaaaaaaatccaatttaatatTCACTTCACCAGACCCACTCCGAAGTTAATATGTGCAAGCGCACAAGGAGAAAGGGACAAAACCACCGAAACTTCATAAGTTATCATTCATAACccaaagtttgaaatttttgaaccCTAAGAGAGGGAATGGCTCATAGATTTATTGTTTTGAACTCAAACAACAGATAtaacgcttttttttttaaaacaatttctatTACTTAATAAGATTCATAGTAGTGTCAAGGAAATCCTAATTTTAATTAACTAACATGTTTTCTtagatcaaattaaatttctcaaaaagaacGTCGACACAATTAGTTTTTGTTACATATTTTATGATGGCATGTTTATTTATGCCTTTATTTACTTGAcctcaatgaaaagaaaagaaaaatctagcCACACCACTGCCCACCCCACCTCACACGGGGCACAAGGAGGGTGGCAAGGCATGACCTCACAGGGCGGGGAGGAGGAGTATGATCCCGCTCATGTCCAACCCTCGAATCCATCCCTAAACTTAAGGCTAGTTAGTACATGCTCTATATTTATCATCTGTCTTCTACATATTGTTGATTGTGCAACACCGTTCTCCAACTGTTATTTCATGTATGAGCAAGGGCCTAGGACTCCGACTATGATCAAGCAAGTGTAGTTGGACTCTTAACCAATTTAGTGGGGAGAGGGGAGAGATCTTTGTTGGGCCCTTGCCGAGGGCAGGGTGACTTGAACGTTTGTCAGTGCAAATGGGGAGCCTCACCTGCCATCAACATTAGTGATGCCACCCTCACTATAATCATATGAGATGATAGCAAAGCCTCCTGCCACATCCCAAATTTTGCCACATAAGGGATGTTGTGCCACATTAACAATTTGACAGGATCGGGGACAGAAGGGAATTGATCACATGTAGTGAAAAGttaggaaaaagagagaaagagctaCTGGGCCAAATTGAGCAAACAACAACTTGAAGTAAATGCATAAAAGATTACCAGCATATGAAGATAAATTACCTATAGTGGCTAGAAATGTATGGAAGACAATCATGAGCCTAAATAAGATACATGATCTTCAAATGTACTTGTTGTGATTATTGCAAGATATTGAAATCAATTGCCTGCTCCTTTAGtttattttcctcaaaaataatgattttttttttatcaggtctattctatttctactttACATTCACTTTCGAACTTATCTTGTTTtttaatcaatcatttttagaGGAATATTTTTCACATCATTTTTTCCCAAGAAACGAACTGATCAAAATCTGCAATTATAATTTCCTTCCTTCGgtttcatttctcttcaaatcaAAGTTATGCGGTCCAATTAAATCATTCTCTTtcgaaaaagggaaaaaaaagaagaaacttccAGCAGATAATACATTGAGGGAGACAAACACCGGCGCGTCACGCGCGCGCGTGGAGCGCAAATCTACTtcggtgtagagagagagagagagagaagtggggaGGGTTGGGAGCCTCCCGGAGGTTCGGAGCCAGGCACGGGCGTCAGCTTCGgtaaggagaggagagagaaagacacctggtgctggtgctggtgctggtgctggtgtgGCGATGGAGTTGAGTGTataaagaagagagagagtaagagagagaagacgcAACGGCGAAAAGCTAAAGCTAAAAATGGAGCAAGAATGTGACTCCCTGTATTCCTAGCAAAgcaatccctctctctctctctctctctctaactcctCACTCCTCCAacttcatctcctcctcctcctctctctctctctctctctctagatcctCTGCAATCTCTGACCGCCTCCGCATTGAATTCCGCCCCGGCAATGGTGGCCTGAGAGAGCTTCCCCGATTCCGAAGCGACGAGGGTCCGGTGTGTCTCTTCTCTTTGTGCTCAGCGTGCGGATAGTGTGCGGAAacatggcggcggcggcggcggaggggggCTGTCGTTCTCGGCGGCGTCGGTGGTGGAGGACGTGCTCCTCCAGCAGCACGGCACGCGGCTCCGGGACGTCGACGTGGAGTCCAGGAGAGCTGAAGAGGCCGGTACGTCGATTCGCCTCTGCGCCTTTACTGCTCGGGCTGGCGCCGCGGTCGTGACCTTCGGTGGCGTTTTGAATTCTCTGTTTCGACTCCTTACTCGGATTCGCCTCGGTCCAATTTGAACCCGATGCACACCCGATTTTCGCTTTCTCCCGTACGAGGTTTCTCGTTCGGGATGAGATTATCTGACTGTGAATTTAGTTGCTGAAAAGGAAGAATTTGGAAATGTTTGCAATCTTGTTTCGAGGACGATGATGATGAAAGTTTGTGCCTTGGCTCATTGGGTGGTTTCTCGCTATAACGATCAGATGTCTGTCTTCTCTTGGATCCTGCACTTGAGCCTCGATATCTGCGCCTGTCTCGCaagtgaatttgaattttttactaCCCTTTCTGTGTCGATGTTCTACTTCCTTGTCGTTCTGCGTATTCGGTACGGCAATTgccacttcttctttttttcccagaATATGATAGAATTCTAAAGCGTGATCGCCTGAATTTGCGGATCAATCATGGCCTAATGGAACTGGACTTTGGAACTCTCTCAGTCTCTGTTCACTTTGGCTGGAAGTCCTCTTGCTGGAGAGCTTAGTTTGGGATCCTGATTACTTGTCTTTTGCAGCATCAAGAAGGAATGATGCAGCTGGTTGGCTGAGGAAGATGGTCGGGGTGGTTGCAGCCAAAGACCTACCTGCCGAGCCATCCGAAGAAGAATTTAGGCTCGGGTTGAGAAGTGGTATTATCCTTTGCAATGTTCTCAACAAGATACAATCTGGGGCGGTACCAAAGGTCTGTTTCCGTATTCTCTAATTCCTTGAGAATAGTTCCTTTTTTACCATAATTCCTTTGGAAAAGTTGCTGCCATGCAAACTGATCAGAAAATTAAGTTTCCGTGGACGATGCCAATAAAGAGCCTTGAATgaactttacttttgtcttCAGAGTAGAATTTTAACTGATATTAACATCTCACGCTGATCCATAGGTTGTAGAAAGTCCAGGTGATGCTGCTCTAATCCCTGATGGAGCTGCTTTGTCAGCATTTCAATATTTCGAAAATGTCCGGAACTTCCTTGTAGCTGTGCAGGAGATGGGCCTTCCCACTTTTGAAGCATCAGACCTGGAACAGGTACATTTGTTTGGATACATGTTTTGAGACTATCTATATCACTGCGTGGGTCACACCAGGGGGGCGGAAGGCTAATTCCATAAATTAAGGATAAATTTTGTTATCTCAACTTTAATCTTTGCAGGGAGGAAAGACTTCAAGGATTGTGAATTGTGTTTTGGCACTAAAGTCATTTGCTGATTGGAAACAAGCTGGTGGAAACGGAGTATGGAAATTTGGTGGCAATGTAAAGCCTGCGATGTCATGTAAATCATTTGTTAGGAAAAATTCAGAACCATTCTCAAATTCTTTGTCAAGAAATCCTTCAATGAATGAGAAATCCTTGCACGCTTTAACTTCTGGTATTGACTCGAATAAAATGGTCGGTAAGCTTATCTCTTCTAGATTTAAGTTatttccttcatcttcacagatgacagaaaatttaaaactgcTCTCCTTTATTTAGGCCAACTCAGGTTCGTTAAGCATGCTTGTTCGTGCAGTTCTTCTGGATAAAAAGCCTGAAGAAATTCCAGCGGTAAAATTCtgctttcattttaaaattttttacagCTCTTTATAAAATTTGTAAGATATAAAGACTGGTTTATAATTCACTATGCTCATACAAGTattattttccttgatttgtttACATGATGGAACGCTCTTTACTTTGGTATGGTAGCGCAGGTTTATAATTTCTCAAGTTTCTATGCTATCTTTATCAATAAGTGCATTGCTAAAACTTTCTTTTGATCTTCCCTTTTATGGCAGTTGGTGGAATCTGTCCTAAGTAAGGTGGTTGAGGAGTTTGAACACCGTATCACTAACCAATTTGAGCTGGTATGTCATTTTGATGTACATAAGTTTAGCCGATTTTTACTCTTAAACAATAATTTCACCACACACTCATCTTCTTATATTATGAAgtgattttttgtttcaattaGAGTGTAGAGcttcaataaatttatttttctttcttggagCTAAACCATCCAGTGGAAAGTTCTTGTTGAGCAGTTACacatttctttttatactctGACTAAGGTTTCTCGTTCAGTGATTATCTAACAATTCTACTACTTTTCTGATTTTCCTGTAGAAGAAAAGCACCACAAATGATGTTGCTGTTTCTTTTGGGAGCAAGACTCTGGTGAAATCTATTGCCAGTGAAAAGGTGTTGCTTTCTTATCACTTGAAACAGATTGCTGAAGGCTAGCATTAGCCAGTTTCAGCAAGCAAGAATCTTTTTCCTTGAAATATCATAGGTACATTATGGAAATAGTTTGTGCACTGAagttttcattatattttttctaATATCTTAGACTGAAGACAATGAGGAATCAAAAAGTCTGATGTTAAAACAGCAACAGATTTTttatcaacaacaaaaagatgTTCAGGTTTGAGTTTTGTTATTTAAATGCATTCCAACtgcttaattaattttttattttattttattattcctACTTAGTTTTTTGTATCTACAATTCTTAGGAGTTAAAGCAAGCCCTCTGTACAACAAAAGCTGGCATGCAGTTCATGCAAATGAAAGTCCAAGAAGAGTTCAGCAGCCTCAGTACAGTCTCTGTTCCTTATCTTGCCAGTCTCCTTTCAGcattttgcacttaaaaataTCAGCATTTCACACTTATAGAGATCCTTCCGGACAGGATCATTTGTCTGTTTTCACATTTGAGCTTTCTCAACAGGTTTACATATATATGGCCTTGCCAATGCTGCATCTGGCTATCATAGAGTTCTTGAGGAAAACCGCAAGCTTTACAACCAAGTGATGGATCTCAAAGGTAAGATTTCCAGATCCCCCACCTATTAAGCTTATCCCCATTTTTCCCTAAGATATTCAATGAATCATACAGTGATTGGTTTACTGTTTATGTTGCTAGGGAATATCAGAGTTTTTGCAGAGTGAGACCCTTCTTGCCTGGACAATCAAATTCTATTAGCACTGTCGAGAATATTGAGGATGGGGTTATCAGCATCACCACCCCATCTAAACACGGAAAAGGGCATAGGTCATTCAACTTCAACAAAGTCTTTGGGCCATCAGCATCCCAAGGTGgcaaaaagtcaatttttttttttttttttttcattttgcattttgcattttgcattttgcattttgTATGTATATAGCATATATGGCAGACTGACCTTGTCTCAACTTCTCCAGCGGAAGTATTTTCTGATACCCAGCCATTGATCCGGTCAGTTCTTGATGGATACAATGTATGTATCTTTGCATATGGCCAGACTGGATCTGGAAAGACCTACACCATGGTAAGAAGTTGTAAAAGACACTTTCGAGTATTACGACTCTTTGTAATTCTACCTTCCCCGTCTGTTTGTAACATCTGCTAATTTTGTGActtctgcttctcttttttcccttttcagaCGGGTCCTAAACAGCTTACGGAGCAAAATAAAGGGGTAAATTATAGGGCCTTGGGTGATTTGTTTTTCCTTGCAGAACAAAGAAAGGATACATTCCTCTACGATGTTTCTGTCCAAATGATCGAGATCTATAATGAGCAAGTGCGGGACCTTCTTGTTTCCGATGGAACAAATAGGAGATATCCTTGAAACAAAATTTGTTGTGCTTCATAGAAGGCTTTAAATTTTGTCATCAGTTCCAACAGTTCTAAATTATAATGAGTGATATAAAGCTTAAGAGCTAATTAGACTTGCTTAGTAAACCTGATATTTCCATTTTATTGAAGCCTTTTCAAACTATGTTGTGGTCTAATATTGTCCAGTGATGTACGTTTTCAATATAGCATCTCTCTTTCCAGATTGCTACCAAATTTTCCTTAGCTATGAAAACATTAGAAATTCGAAATAGTTCCCAAACTGGACTCAGCGTACCGGATGCAAGCCTCGTGCCTGTTTCATCAACATTTGATGTTATTGATCTCATGAACCTTGGGCATAGAAATCGTGCTGTGGGAGCTACAGCCCTGAATGATCGGAGTAGTCGTTCTCATAGGTGAGATCTGTTTCACTAATGCATATCTTAGGGCTTCCCAGAAGACTGACAATTTCTCCTTTTAATTTGCAGTTGTTTGACTGTACATGTTCAAGGACGAGATTTGACTTCTGGAACCATTCTTCGTGGATGTATGCATCTGGTTGATTTGGCAGGAAGTGAGAGAGTAGACAAATCTGAAGTGACGGGAGATCGGCTAAAAGAGGCACAACACATCAACAGGTCCCTTTCAGCTCTTGGAGATGTGATTTCCTCTCTTGCCCAAAAAAACCCACATGTCCCTTACAGAAATAGCAAGCTCACCCAGCTGCTTCAAGATTCACTTGGTAAACTAGAGCTAACAGTTCTTTCCCCTCACCGTTCTTCATATATAATAGAGCTAGAATAAAAAGTCATGCATCTGAAAGTTATCATGTAATTTGTACTTTATGGTCCTCAAATCTAAATTGAAGTTCTAGTCAAGTTTAATGGAGGAATATTCTTTCTTCAGGAGGGCAGGCAAAGACGTTAATGTTTGTTCACATAAGCCCTGAGCCTGATGCTTTAGGAGAAACAATAAGTACACTTAAGTTTGCTGAGCGAGTTGCTTCAGTAGAATTAGGCGCTGCCCGAGTAAACAAAGATAGTGCAGATGTGAAAGACCTCAAGGAACAGGTTGAAATATCTAATCCTCATCCAGTCATCACTTTTCACATTATGTCTTTTAGACTTTCAGTGTGGTAATAGACTACAACCATTCAACAGATAGCGAGTCTCAAGACAGCATTAGCTAGGAAGGAGGAAGAACCAAAGCACACGCCACACCCTGTTTCTGGAAGCTCAGAACGACAGAGAAGGAAAGCAGCAGAATTATCACCTTTTCATTCTAACGCACAGCATGCAGATACAATACGGGATCAAAATAGCTGCCGAAGACCAATGGGTGATGTTGGGAATATTGAGGTAAACCTGTTTCCCTTATCATTGTTGGATGGGAAGCATAAATATCTCTTGTCTCAATATACTTGCTGCAGTAGTAATCATTCCGATAAAAATTGGGCTTAATATTCCCTAAAACAACCCCAACTTTATGTCCGATACCAATCTTGCCTTGAACTTTTTTGGTCTAAGAaaaaccacactttcattataGTGCCAAATCTGCTCAGCTTCCAAAAGTAGACACTAGTGTCCTCAAAACTATGAACATCGGGGCCGGTTATTAGAATCGTGTCTTCATCAACACCCTCACTTTCACACGGAATAACAGCAGCCTCTAgatgttaaaatttttgaagaaactagtggAGATTTTTGGACGCCAGGCAGATATGGGACTAATTTGAAAGTTGGTTTAGGCAGAAAAAAGTTAGGAATAGAATTGCGATTGGATCtaaagttggttttttttttttttttttgaaggtcATAAAAATTATGAAGCTCTTGCCATTTAGTTAGAATTCATACTGATTTGACCGAACAAGCATGCTTTTTGCATACCACAGGAGTTGTTTCCCAATAAGATTGATTAGcatcagctctctctctctctctctctctctctctctgtgtttgtGTGTGCTTGCATATGTGTATGGATATGTGATGCCTTCTGTAAGCCTGGAGCTGAGACCGACATTTGGGTCCTGCAGGTGCTCCCAAACTCTACATTGAAGCACAAGAGACCAAGCTTCGACCTGGACGAACTGTTGGCTAACTCACCTCCTTGGCCTCCAGTTCCAGTCCAAAGTTACAgagatgatgaaaaagaagtaGGCTCAGGTGAGTGGGTAGACAAAGTCATGGTGAACAAGGAAGACGGTAGCCAAGTTGAGAACACCCTGGGGTGTTGGAGTACAAACAATGGGCACCTAACAGATGGCTTCTACCAGAAATATCTCCAGGATGGCTCCAAAAATTTCACGGAGCAAACTTACAACATGTTCATGGGTAGTAATGGTTTCGATCACACAAATACAGATGATGGGGATGAGCTTGATGCTGCCACCAGTGATTCTTCAGAACCAGATTTGCTCTGGCAATTCAATCATGCCAAGTTGAATGGCATCACTAATGGCATTGCGTCAAAGACTAATAGATCCGCTTCCAAACCCCGGAAGAACCCAGCTATCAGGTATGGTCAATGTATTCTGCTTTCTTTGCTTGCGTAATATAGGAACAATCAATGTGTTGTTACATGTTGTTATGTCTTTGCTAAATAATATAGGAAAgcattttagaaaatatatatgCTGCACTAAGTGTGTAGTCCACAAAATTAGCCCAAAGTAGTCCACAAAATAGTACTTATGTTGGGCCTGCAGCCAGGAGAGTTGGTCTGATGTGGCAACAATTAATTCTAAGCATCAGTCGAATGCACAGATTCaatgcaaaacaaaaattattgtctttcattttgattaagTCGCTGGAAATTTGTTGCATAAAACTCATTAGCCAATGAGCTACTTCCATCTAAAAGTATTTTCCTCTGCCGGTTCAGCAGGAACTTAAGTTCTAGTATGGGCCCTTCGCCATCTCGGAAGCCATCGAATGGAGCCGGTCTTCCTCTACATCAGAATGGAAAGCAGCAATCTGCCATTGATGGGAAGCGGAAGCCCGGcattagaaagtaaattctttgTAACCACGTCATTTCTTATctaattgttttatttctttgaacatggagggagatggagagagagtgatgtcGAAAGGAATGTATTGATCGCAtgcctttaattttttttttcgcctgTTTTTCGATGTAAAGTGTTCATCTTATAGTATAATACAGCAACCGTGCCAGTGTTGCTTGCATGTGTTTATTCTTGAACCAAAACTTTGGCACTCTAATACGAAATGAAATTGCCAGGCCATTTCCTTCAGTTGGTTTCTGCCATTGTTTAGATTGTGAAGTTACAGTTCCTTGGTCTCCTATGTTTTAAAACTAGGCGGTTAACAAATAAACGATTAAATTAAGTGCTAGACGCTGGAAGTTTTGTCCATTACTTGAACGAAATCAGTGCCATTACAAGCCGTCGGCATGGGAACGTTGACCGAGGGTCCTTGGGCAAGAAGACAACGTGATGACGAAAGACAACTTAGATGGTTGGAATTTCTCGAAATGTGTTGAATTCGACTCCTTTTGCATCTAGAACTTATGATCCGCGTGGAAAAATTTGTTCATCCACGTGAACACAAAACTATATTCAAACCCTCGATTAGTGAGATGTTGATTTGTATGTATACAGTTTTTCTCCGAATGTCAATTCCATACTTCGCATGCTGCTGAGAGCACCACGATAGCGGAAAGATCCTACCTTTCTTCTCTATAATTTCACGAATTTCTTATTCAAATCCCCTCGGAAGAAACCAAAATCATCGCCAGGGTACGTGCTTTGTGTACGTGAGTGATTGGTGCGAAAACGTGCCCCTTTTCATCATAACTGGAACAGCTCACACGAAGGAATCGAGAAGATATCATAATCAGCCgacaacaaaggaaaaacagGTCTCACCTGTAGAAAAGGAGGAAGGCAGCCGGCCAGAACAGTGGACTGACGACGGAGCCTCTCCCCTGGGATTAGCCTAAAGAGTCCTCACTCTCCAAACTGGTTGAGGCCAGGTCGATGCAAAATCCAAACAAAAACTCCTGTTCCTTCTCCTCAAAGCTTCGGTCCTATAAATTCCTTCACCTGCCCATTCCTCTTCAtcactctccctccctccctctctctctctggtacATATTTGAGAAGATGGGTGTGGTCACTTTTGCGCAAGAGCTAGAATCGCCAGTTGCTCCGGACCGACTCTTCAAAGCCTTGATGCTCGATTCACACGTGCTATTCCCTAAGCTCATGCCTCAGTACATCAGGAGCATTGACCTGGTTCAAGGCGATGGTGGTGTTGGCAGTGTCAGGCAAGCCAACTTCTCCCAAGGTCGTCCCTCAAATTTTCGTTCCC
This region of Eucalyptus grandis isolate ANBG69807.140 chromosome 8, ASM1654582v1, whole genome shotgun sequence genomic DNA includes:
- the LOC104456731 gene encoding LOW QUALITY PROTEIN: kinesin-like protein KIN-14I (The sequence of the model RefSeq protein was modified relative to this genomic sequence to represent the inferred CDS: inserted 1 base in 1 codon) encodes the protein MVGVVAAKDLPAEPSEEEFRLGLRSGIILCNVLNKIQSGAVPKVVESPGDAALIPDGAALSAFQYFENVRNFLVAVQEMGLPTFEASDLEQGGKTSRIVNCVLALKSFADWKQAGGNGVWKFGGNVKPAMSCKSFVRKNSEPFSNSLSRNPSMNEKSLHALTSGIDSNKMANSGSLSMLVRAVLLDKKPEEIPALVESVLSKVVEEFEHRITNQFELKKSTTNDVAVSFGSKTLVKSIASEKTEDNEESKSLMLKQQQIFYQQQKDVQELKQALCTTKAGMQFMQMKVQEEFSSLSLHIYGLANAASGYHRVLEENRKLYNQVMDLKGNIRVXCRVRPFLPGQSNSISTVENIEDGVISITTPSKHGKGHRSFNFNKVFGPSASQAEVFSDTQPLIRSVLDGYNVCIFAYGQTGSGKTYTMTGPKQLTEQNKGVNYRALGDLFFLAEQRKDTFLYDVSVQMIEIYNEQVRDLLVSDGTNRRLEIRNSSQTGLSVPDASLVPVSSTFDVIDLMNLGHRNRAVGATALNDRSSRSHSCLTVHVQGRDLTSGTILRGCMHLVDLAGSERVDKSEVTGDRLKEAQHINRSLSALGDVISSLAQKNPHVPYRNSKLTQLLQDSLGGQAKTLMFVHISPEPDALGETISTLKFAERVASVELGAARVNKDSADVKDLKEQIASLKTALARKEEEPKHTPHPVSGSSERQRRKAAELSPFHSNAQHADTIRDQNSCRRPMGDVGNIEVLPNSTLKHKRPSFDLDELLANSPPWPPVPVQSYRDDEKEVGSGEWVDKVMVNKEDGSQVENTLGCWSTNNGHLTDGFYQKYLQDGSKNFTEQTYNMFMGSNGFDHTNTDDGDELDAATSDSSEPDLLWQFNHAKLNGITNGIASKTNRSASKPRKNPAIRNLSSSMGPSPSRKPSNGAGLPLHQNGKQQSAIDGKRKPGIRK
- the LOC104456730 gene encoding major allergen Pru ar 1; the protein is MQNPNKNSCSFSSKLRSYKFLHLPIPLHHSPSLPLSLWYIFEKMGVVTFAQELESPVAPDRLFKALMLDSHVLFPKLMPQYIRSIDLVQGDGGVGSVRQANFSQGSLLRYAKHRIDEQDADNFRCKFTLIEGDILGDDLKSVVSEIEFVDDGNGGSICRMSSDYCSDRDIKFRDEDIEAGKDKAMELYRAVEAYLLANPTAYT